From a single Desulfatibacillum aliphaticivorans DSM 15576 genomic region:
- a CDS encoding type II secretion system protein, translating to MSITDINKAARTPGSQHGFTLLEVVSVLLIIGILSAVVITRASMSLDVTMVAEAEALKAQLRYAQRRAMTGGDPWGINISGNSYSMFQYDGTRNTVSMPGATDTSRNLGSLGISVTGAIVSFDSWGRPCTGDSGTSPRTSDLTLTVSKGSVSRTITVTKNTGFIP from the coding sequence ATGAGTATCACGGATATTAATAAGGCGGCCCGGACTCCAGGCTCCCAGCATGGCTTCACGCTTTTGGAAGTGGTGAGCGTCCTGCTGATAATCGGCATTCTCTCTGCCGTGGTTATCACCCGGGCCAGCATGTCATTGGACGTCACCATGGTGGCCGAGGCGGAGGCGCTCAAGGCTCAGTTGCGCTATGCCCAGAGAAGGGCCATGACAGGCGGAGATCCCTGGGGAATCAACATTAGCGGCAACTCCTACTCCATGTTCCAGTATGATGGAACTCGCAACACGGTTTCCATGCCGGGGGCGACCGATACTTCCCGCAATTTAGGATCGTTGGGGATTAGCGTGACCGGCGCCATTGTCAGTTTTGACTCTTGGGGCAGGCCTTGCACGGGCGACTCAGGAACCTCGCCGCGCACCAGCGATCTCACCCTGACCGTATCCAAAGGCAGTGTGTCCCGGACAATAACGGTTACTAAAAATACGGGGTTCATACCATGA
- a CDS encoding type II secretion system protein, translating into MKCLIFKNSSGFSLLEIIVTLTVAAVLATVLIAFTGTAVQRAGEPAARLSNIYGLQQVMENITGYYVDVAHGEDALSRLYNAIESEDTDPSTGFGAYKSSKSWVYYNASREEVTSSTQTDDTMLKVVLEPVAGESTIKLTAFFVR; encoded by the coding sequence ATGAAATGCTTAATCTTTAAAAATTCCAGCGGTTTTTCCCTTTTGGAGATTATTGTGACGCTGACGGTCGCCGCCGTCCTGGCCACCGTGCTGATTGCATTCACGGGGACCGCGGTCCAGCGCGCCGGCGAGCCGGCCGCCCGTTTGAGCAACATATACGGCCTGCAGCAGGTCATGGAGAACATAACCGGGTATTACGTGGACGTGGCCCATGGAGAAGATGCTCTGTCCAGGCTGTACAACGCCATCGAAAGCGAAGACACGGACCCTTCCACCGGTTTCGGCGCTTACAAATCCTCCAAGTCCTGGGTGTATTACAATGCCAGCCGTGAGGAAGTTACGTCCAGCACACAAACGGATGACACCATGCTCAAAGTCGTTTTGGAGCCAGTGGCCGGAGAATCCACCATCAAACTCACGGCCTTTTTTGTGAGATAA